The Rhododendron vialii isolate Sample 1 chromosome 8a, ASM3025357v1 genome has a window encoding:
- the LOC131298372 gene encoding ferredoxin--NADP reductase, leaf-type isozyme, chloroplastic-like: MAAAVSAAVSLPSSKSTSLSTRASVINFKVSFPYRNVSSGGKVFSVRAQVTTEAPAKVEKVSKKMEEGVVVNKYRPKDPYIGKCLLNTKITGDDAPGETWHMVFTTEGEVPYREGQSIGVIADGVDKNGKPHKLRLYSIASSALGDFGDSKTVSLCVKRLVYTNDQGEIVKGVCSNFLCDLKPGNDVKITGPVGKEMLMPKDPTATVIMLATGTGIAPFRSFLWKMLFEKYDDYKFNGLAWLFLGVPTSSSLLYKEEFEKMKEKAPDNFRLDFAVSREQTNEKGEKMYIQTRMAQYAEELWELLKKDNTYVYMCGLKGMEKGIDDIMLSLADKDGIDWTDYKKQLKKGGQWNVEVY; encoded by the exons ATGGCTGCTGCAGTAAGTGCTGCAGTGTCCCTCCCATCTTCCAAGTCTACTTCCCTCTCAACCAGAGCCTCCGTCATCAATTTCAAG GTCTCTTTTCCCTACAGAAATGTGTCTTCAGGTGGGAAAGTTTTTTCTGTTAGAGCCCAGGTCACAACTGAGGCTCCTGCAAAAGTTGAGAAGGTTTCCAAGAAAATGGAGGAAGGTGTGGTTGTGAACAAGTACAGGCCAAAGGATCCTTACATTGGCAAATGTCTTCTTAACACTAAGATCACCGGTGATGATGCTCCTGGAGAAACTTGGCACATGGTCTTCACCACTGAGG GAGAGGTACCCTACAGAGAAGGGCAATCCATTGGTGTAATTGCAGATGGAGTAGACAAGAATGGGAAGCCTCACAAGCTTAGGTTATACTCCATTGCTAGCAGTGCTCTTGGTGACTTTGGAGACTCCAAAACT GTGTCCCTATGTGTGAAAAGGCTTGTGTACACCAATGACCAAGGAGAAATAGTTAAAGGAGTGTGCTCAAACTTCTTGT GTGACTTGAAGCCGGGGAATGATGTGAAGATCACAGGACCTGTTGGAAAAGAAATGCTTATGCCGAAAGATCCCACTGCCACCGTTATAATG CTTGCAACTGGAACTGGAATTGCTCCTTTCCGCTCGTTCTTGTGGAAAATGTTATTTGAGAAGTACGACGATTATAAG TTCAACGGTTTGGCATGGCTCTTCTTGGGTGTCCCTACAAGCAGCTCACTTCTCTATAAGGAG GAATTCGAGAAGATGAAGGAGAAGGCCCCGGATAACTTCAGGCTTGACTTTGCCGTGAGCAGAGAGCAGACCAATGAAAAAGGTGAAAAGATGTACATTCAAACCAGAATGGCTCAATACGCAGAAGAGCTATGGGAGTTACTCAAAAAGGACAACACCTATGTCTACATGTGTGGGCTCAAAGGGATGGAAAAGGGTATTGATGACATAATGCTATCATTGGCTGACAAAGATG GCATTGATTGGACGGATTACAAGAAGCAGTTGAAGAAGGGAGGACAATGGAATGTGGAAGTCTACTAG